In a single window of the Megalobrama amblycephala isolate DHTTF-2021 linkage group LG3, ASM1881202v1, whole genome shotgun sequence genome:
- the LOC125265735 gene encoding zona pellucida sperm-binding protein 4-like encodes MAWQGVKTIILFLCCIDLILSQSSKLISTVGHFSGIDDDYSDGEADKSEVLAQNSGHELKSELAVYCNNNTMKVILPSGSLSQVKILGFAVIESVLSAPVACGYSLTQGHGHNILVVDYTGCHVTLEDGHYTLRVLYPNEAGKLNVATLSCDANQSLTASLKHLNVQSDQTCAKLPPTQPQSSPLLSPPNLLSLNNKLGGCSISADQRVSCSTSGITQDECLTRGCCFDAMTSVCYYPMDECTADKNFVFAVHNDFANIPVNPMSLIVAGKTGCKPVISNKEFAIFKFSVTECGTRSFVIGETTIYLAEVQTIVRVRNLKYGMISRDNPIRLMVECRYQKVSADPLLSRPVLASVGYMVMSPSLPPYLLSEGLFGVQLLISEDETFTKFYPQCHQPLHVLLGKPVYLELRLRSPKPTATLLVHYCVAYPRSAKSALVLLFEGCPNPLDSGNTSILYGKHLPQNPHQRRFEIKAFQFMDLSSKKYLNEEIYFMCSTEVCMPSGSPCAETCFDGKSQ; translated from the exons ATGGCTTGGCAGGGagttaaaacaataattttgtttttgtgctgtATTGATTTGATTCTATCACAGAGTTCAAAGCTGATCTCTACTGTAGGTCATTTTTCAGGCATAGATGATGATTATTCTGATGGTGAAGCTGATAAATCAGAAGTGCTGGCTCAAAACAGTGGACATGAATTGAAATCGGAGTTGGCAgtttactgtaataataatactatgAAAGTGATTTTGCCCTCTGGTTCTCTCAGTCAGGTGAAAATTTTGG GTTTTGCAGTAATCGAATCTGTGCTTAGTGCCCCAGTGGCCTGTGGATACTCTTTGACTCAAGGCCATGGCCATAATATTTTGGTTGTTGACTACACTGGCTGTCATGTCACCTTGGAG GACGGTCATTATACTCTGAGGGTCCTCTATCCGAATGAAGCTGGAAAATTGAATGTCGCTACGTTGTCTTGTGATGCAAACCAAAGTCTCACTGCTTCCCTAAAACACCTCAATGTGCAGTCAGATCAGACATGTGCAAAACTACCCCCTACACAACCTCAATCATCACCTCTCCTATCCCCACCAAACTTGCTGTCGCTGAACAACAAGCTAGGAG GCTGCAGCATATCTGCCGATCAGAGAGTGTCGTGTAGCACCTCTGGTATAACACAAGACGAGTGCCTGACCAGAGGATGTTGTTTTGATGCGATGACCTCAGTCTGCTACTATCCCATGGATG aatgcactgctgATAAAAATTTTGTGTTTGCTGTTCACAATGATTTCGCAAACATCCCTGTGAACCCCATGAGCTTGATTGTTGCTGGGAAGACTGGATGCAAACCTGTCATCTCCAACAAAGAATTTGCCATCTTCAAATTTTCTGTCACTGAATGTGGAACACGTTCCTTT GTCATAGGTGAGACGACAATTTACCTGGCTGAGGTACAGACCATCGTCAGAGTTCGCAACCTGAAGTATGGCATGATCTCCAGGGATAATCCCATCAG ACTGATGGTTGAATGCCGCTACCAGAAGGTTTCAGCTGATCCTTTGCTCTCCAGACCTGTGCTTGCCAGTGTAGGGTATATGGTTATGAGTCCCAGTCTTCCTCCATACCTGCTCTCTGAAGGACTGTTTGGAGTTCAGCTTTTAATTTCTGAGG ATGAGACTTTCACCAAATTTTATCCACAGTGTCATCAGCCCTTACATGTTCTTTTGGGGAAGCCTGTATATCTGGAATTGCGTCTGAGATCTCCAAAACCTACAGCTACTCTTCTGGTTCACTACTGTGTGGCCTATCCACGCTCTGCTAAGAGTGCCCTGGTTCTGCTTTTTGAGGG ATGCCCTAATCCTCTTGACTCTGGCAATACCTCCATCCTTTATGGGAAACATCTGCCTCAGAATCCACACCAGCGTCGCTTCGAGATTAAAGCCTTTCAGTTCATGGATTTGTCCAgcaaaaaatatctaaatgagGAG ATTTACTTCATGTGTTCTACTGAAGTGTGCATGCCCTCTGGGTCACCATGTGCAGAGACCTGCTTTGATGGAAAG TCTCAATGA